A region from the Solibacillus sp. FSL H8-0523 genome encodes:
- a CDS encoding thermonuclease family protein — MKLSDIKTLITSGTIILAVGLYLIFSNTMDDGKDTVEQSIPITQEQQTGETTEYVITPQYAMDQTGKSLIDVKFLNANDGDTFNIEMNGKKERVRLLMIDTPEMNYNKGEPMPYAEAAMERTTELLKNATSVQLVFDKGPETDNYDRLLTYAFVDGVSLHEILVSEGLAAVRYVNKPNDTLADDLRDIEQQAKNQKLNIWAHENYLQRDGFHPEEVNK, encoded by the coding sequence ATGAAATTAAGCGATATTAAAACGCTCATTACGAGTGGTACGATTATTTTAGCTGTTGGCTTGTATTTAATTTTCAGTAATACAATGGACGATGGCAAAGACACCGTTGAGCAATCGATACCGATTACGCAAGAACAGCAAACTGGGGAAACGACGGAATACGTAATCACACCTCAATATGCTATGGATCAAACAGGTAAGTCATTAATCGATGTGAAGTTTTTAAATGCTAATGATGGCGACACGTTCAACATTGAAATGAATGGTAAAAAAGAGCGTGTTCGTTTATTAATGATTGATACACCTGAAATGAACTACAATAAAGGTGAACCGATGCCATATGCGGAAGCAGCAATGGAACGTACGACAGAGCTGTTAAAAAATGCAACGTCAGTACAGTTAGTATTCGACAAAGGACCTGAAACAGATAACTATGATCGTTTATTAACTTATGCATTTGTTGATGGTGTGAGCTTACATGAAATTTTAGTAAGTGAAGGCTTAGCTGCTGTGCGTTATGTAAATAAACCGAACGATACACTTGCAGATGATTTACGTGATATCGAACAGCAAGCAAAAAATCAAAAGCTAAATATTTGGGCACATGAAAACTATTTACAACGCGATGGTTTCCATCCGGAAGAAGTTAATAAGTAA
- the isdC gene encoding heme uptake protein IsdC: MRKYFLTVITMVFMLAFMAPVQSNAAIADGTYSINYQVNKPGSNSASMANDYFSKPAKLIVNNGKMTMQLTIKNSAWVTQFNPPGGAKVISANEGADQRVVQFSVANANLITIAMKIDIDDIDYHHAYSVDFVFDSSGLPEAKVEEPKQETQQPVKPAAPTEAPKTSSGSNTSSHTPATTEPKESTTESSKPVDSAEKAKGEVAKEEATTSEEVVADTVQDEQAEVVENPETSDELPLLAALLFIVAAIVFVRTKQTKTNS; the protein is encoded by the coding sequence TTGAGAAAATATTTCTTAACAGTAATAACAATGGTTTTCATGCTAGCGTTTATGGCACCAGTACAATCGAATGCAGCAATTGCAGATGGTACATACTCGATTAACTATCAAGTAAATAAACCGGGGAGCAACTCGGCTTCAATGGCTAATGATTATTTTTCAAAGCCGGCGAAATTGATTGTAAATAATGGTAAAATGACGATGCAGCTAACAATAAAAAATAGCGCATGGGTAACACAGTTTAATCCACCAGGTGGCGCGAAAGTAATTTCAGCAAATGAAGGTGCGGATCAACGTGTCGTTCAATTTTCGGTAGCAAATGCAAATCTCATTACAATTGCGATGAAAATTGATATTGATGATATCGATTACCACCATGCATATAGTGTAGATTTTGTGTTTGATAGCTCAGGCTTGCCAGAAGCAAAAGTCGAGGAACCAAAACAAGAAACGCAACAGCCAGTTAAACCGGCTGCACCTACAGAAGCGCCAAAAACATCGTCAGGAAGTAATACTTCTTCACATACACCAGCAACAACAGAACCGAAAGAATCAACAACTGAATCATCAAAGCCTGTAGATAGTGCAGAAAAAGCTAAAGGCGAAGTGGCAAAAGAAGAAGCAACGACGTCGGAAGAAGTTGTAGCGGACACAGTGCAAGATGAGCAGGCTGAGGTTGTAGAAAATCCAGAGACGAGCGATGAGTTACCGTTACTTGCGGCACTTTTATTCATCGTAGCGGCGATCGTATTCGTTCGCACAAAACAGACAAAAACAAATAGTTAA
- a CDS encoding S-layer homology domain-containing protein yields the protein MAKKSQATKAVLASLLATSAIVPAIAVNAEVGGETTRTTEAVTTSAAVVKTIDFKVEAAQGSESLQRFIPTSGELVERNGQQFIQLELSESVLGMVNSITVGGQPALHEYGGNKVIYIPIATNYAPVEVSLNMTIPFVGKDPVDYKATLTPYKETIKEVTAETKPAEEKPAVEEKIFAEGNTYEFVANGKYAVKWDAYKEKVGNYKAITNHFAPDAKLLVRNGKYFVQLTVTEGSKDMVAALKIGGKEATEKDGVYTVEIASISDLQEAAVHVVVASANMDKWYEFNFALETADLELPTAPVRKSVTSYKDGTQELSIMHNKYLDDEVTVTATEGGYDLELTFPEGQHLLDFTVEGATVALKSEKEVGKNTVKIYTVSVDDLEKMYTATADLKVIVGGQVLYETAHDFQMKLSKLVAPFSDITNDNHKEFIETLYEEGIFKEADKFNPKDTLKRYQFALMLNRALDLDVPATTNFTDIAKLDQETQDAVKALNAYGIINGTSATTFGAGDGIKRQHAALMIYRVLEKNGYKATGVTSNFTDLPKDAEAVKAINELNNLGIMTGYNGQVTPNAVLTRSQMAKIVNNTLNVLLELK from the coding sequence ATGGCTAAGAAATCTCAAGCAACAAAAGCGGTGTTAGCTTCATTATTAGCAACATCAGCAATCGTACCAGCAATCGCAGTTAACGCAGAAGTAGGTGGCGAAACAACTCGCACAACTGAAGCAGTAACAACTTCGGCAGCCGTAGTTAAGACAATTGATTTTAAGGTAGAAGCAGCGCAAGGTTCAGAATCTTTACAACGCTTTATCCCAACATCAGGTGAATTAGTTGAGCGTAATGGTCAACAGTTTATTCAATTAGAATTATCTGAATCGGTGCTTGGTATGGTAAATAGTATTACTGTTGGTGGTCAACCAGCATTGCACGAATATGGTGGAAATAAAGTGATTTATATCCCTATAGCGACTAACTATGCACCTGTAGAAGTTTCTTTAAATATGACAATTCCATTTGTAGGAAAAGATCCTGTAGACTACAAAGCAACATTAACTCCATATAAAGAAACAATTAAAGAAGTTACAGCTGAAACAAAACCTGCTGAAGAAAAGCCAGCAGTAGAAGAAAAAATCTTCGCAGAAGGTAACACGTATGAGTTTGTAGCAAATGGTAAGTACGCTGTGAAATGGGACGCTTACAAAGAAAAAGTGGGCAACTACAAAGCGATTACAAATCATTTCGCTCCAGATGCAAAGTTACTAGTTAGAAACGGTAAATACTTTGTGCAATTAACAGTTACAGAAGGTTCTAAAGATATGGTTGCAGCACTAAAAATTGGTGGTAAAGAAGCAACTGAAAAAGATGGCGTTTACACAGTTGAAATCGCATCAATTAGTGATTTACAAGAAGCGGCAGTACATGTAGTCGTAGCTTCTGCAAACATGGATAAATGGTATGAATTCAATTTCGCACTTGAAACAGCTGATTTAGAATTACCTACAGCCCCAGTTAGAAAGTCTGTAACATCATATAAAGATGGTACGCAAGAATTATCAATTATGCACAATAAATATTTAGATGACGAAGTAACAGTTACAGCTACTGAGGGTGGCTATGATTTAGAATTGACATTCCCAGAAGGTCAACATTTATTAGACTTCACGGTTGAAGGTGCGACAGTAGCACTTAAATCAGAAAAAGAAGTTGGCAAAAATACAGTTAAAATCTACACAGTTTCAGTAGATGACTTAGAAAAAATGTATACAGCTACTGCAGATTTAAAAGTAATTGTTGGCGGTCAAGTACTATATGAAACAGCACATGACTTCCAAATGAAATTATCTAAATTAGTAGCACCATTCTCTGATATTACTAACGATAATCATAAAGAATTTATTGAAACTTTATATGAAGAAGGTATCTTCAAAGAAGCAGATAAATTCAATCCAAAAGATACATTAAAACGTTACCAATTTGCGTTAATGCTTAACCGTGCATTAGATTTAGACGTACCAGCAACAACAAACTTCACAGATATCGCGAAGTTAGATCAAGAAACACAAGATGCAGTTAAAGCATTAAATGCATACGGTATTATTAACGGTACTTCTGCAACTACATTTGGCGCTGGCGATGGCATCAAACGTCAACATGCGGCACTAATGATTTACCGTGTATTAGAGAAAAACGGCTATAAAGCTACAGGCGTTACATCAAACTTCACAGACTTACCAAAAGATGCCGAAGCTGTAAAAGCAATTAACGAATTAAACAACTTAGGTATCATGACTGGTTATAACGGTCAAGTAACACCAAATGCTGTATTAACACGCTCTCAAATGGCTAAAATCGTAAATAACACATTAAACGTGTTATTAGAATTAAAATAA
- the isdE gene encoding heme ABC transporter substrate-binding protein IsdE encodes MKKWVLGLALSIGLLAACGDDETTQVEEPKTNETAGAQTAVEEEYRIIAGTVVLAQILDKLNLDAVAVPDTVKELPARFDGLPNIGNAMDPDAEIIKSLNPTEVLSVSTLEYDLKTKFEQLKIPVDFVDLSGIEAMMAEITELGERYNRVEEAKALNAELQAEMDAVEIASTGKEKPRVLILLGVPGSYLVATENSYAGDLVRLAGGENVMAGQDAEYLPSNTEYLYESNPDIILRLAHGMPDEVIKMFDEEFVTNDVWKHFNAVKNGNVYDLEEELFGTTAALNVPDALNELVGIFYK; translated from the coding sequence GTGAAAAAGTGGGTATTAGGCTTAGCGCTTAGCATCGGCCTATTAGCAGCTTGTGGCGACGATGAAACAACGCAGGTCGAAGAGCCAAAAACAAACGAAACAGCAGGCGCACAAACAGCTGTTGAGGAAGAGTACCGTATTATTGCAGGTACCGTTGTGTTAGCACAAATTTTAGATAAATTAAATTTAGACGCCGTGGCGGTACCCGATACCGTAAAAGAATTACCAGCACGTTTTGACGGGCTACCAAATATCGGTAATGCTATGGATCCAGATGCTGAAATTATTAAATCGCTGAACCCAACAGAAGTCTTGTCGGTTTCAACGTTGGAATACGATTTAAAAACAAAGTTTGAGCAATTAAAAATTCCGGTCGATTTCGTTGATTTATCAGGAATTGAAGCAATGATGGCTGAAATTACCGAACTGGGTGAGCGCTACAACCGTGTAGAGGAAGCAAAAGCGTTAAACGCGGAGCTTCAAGCAGAAATGGATGCCGTTGAAATTGCATCAACAGGTAAAGAAAAGCCGCGCGTACTGATTTTACTTGGTGTACCAGGTAGTTATTTAGTAGCAACCGAAAATTCTTATGCAGGTGACTTAGTCCGTTTAGCTGGAGGCGAAAACGTGATGGCGGGGCAGGATGCAGAATATTTACCGTCAAATACGGAGTACTTATATGAATCGAACCCAGACATTATTTTACGTTTGGCACACGGGATGCCGGACGAGGTTATTAAAATGTTTGACGAAGAATTCGTAACAAACGACGTATGGAAACATTTTAATGCGGTAAAGAATGGTAATGTATACGACTTAGAAGAAGAGCTATTTGGCACAACGGCAGCACTTAACGTACCAGATGCATTAAATGAACTAGTCGGAATTTTTTATAAGTAA
- a CDS encoding iron chelate uptake ABC transporter family permease subunit produces MTKKIVSYVTVVLLLLVTIIYAATTGSIKMSFVEFITNFFNADNANMAAIKDLRFPRIIVAIFAGAALSVAGVLLQAIMRNPLADAGFIGISAGAAFTKLFIVSFVPTLFFFTPIAAFIGGALACFFVFLLSWKSGLNPLKLILVGIAINAMFSGLTEAMISFGASSTGAITSNLSLKTWDDVSLIVTYGSIGLILAFILYVWCNVLVLSDKTAKSVGFNVTISRVIIAAVAVLLAASSVVVAGVISFVGILVPHIARRLVGYDHKVLIPFTALLGAFIILLADTLGRTLFHPMEIPASTIMAIIGGPFLIFLLRKE; encoded by the coding sequence GTGACAAAAAAGATAGTTAGCTATGTAACGGTTGTACTTTTACTACTTGTTACGATTATATATGCAGCGACGACCGGAAGTATTAAAATGTCGTTTGTTGAATTTATTACGAATTTTTTTAATGCCGACAATGCCAATATGGCTGCAATCAAAGATTTACGTTTCCCACGGATCATCGTAGCAATTTTTGCGGGGGCAGCGCTGTCTGTTGCAGGTGTGTTACTACAAGCGATTATGCGTAACCCGTTAGCAGATGCGGGGTTTATCGGAATTTCTGCAGGTGCAGCGTTTACGAAATTATTTATTGTGAGCTTTGTGCCTACGTTATTTTTCTTCACGCCTATTGCAGCCTTTATCGGGGGGGCACTAGCTTGTTTCTTCGTCTTCTTACTCTCATGGAAATCCGGCTTAAATCCGCTAAAATTAATTTTAGTCGGGATCGCTATTAACGCCATGTTCTCAGGACTTACAGAAGCAATGATTAGCTTTGGTGCATCTTCAACAGGTGCGATTACGTCAAACTTATCATTAAAAACGTGGGATGATGTGTCACTAATCGTCACGTACGGCTCCATTGGGTTGATTTTAGCATTTATCTTATATGTATGGTGTAACGTGTTAGTACTATCAGACAAAACAGCAAAAAGTGTTGGTTTTAACGTGACGATTTCTCGTGTGATTATTGCAGCGGTTGCGGTATTACTAGCGGCATCTTCTGTTGTAGTAGCGGGGGTTATTTCGTTCGTTGGTATTTTAGTCCCACATATTGCGCGTCGTTTAGTCGGCTATGATCATAAGGTGTTGATTCCTTTTACAGCACTTTTAGGCGCATTTATTATATTATTAGCAGATACGCTAGGACGTACGCTGTTTCATCCGATGGAAATCCCAGCATCTACCATTATGGCCATTATCGGTGGACCATTCTTAATATTCCTACTTAGAAAAGAGTGA
- a CDS encoding ABC transporter ATP-binding protein, which translates to MEIKQVVVSYDGTTKHLNGVSTQFPKGKVTTIIGPNGCGKSTLLGVMSRNNKPLDGQAMLENRDLVEYKPKEFAKKFAIVYQQNDIPQDLTVEKLVMYGRMPYSSLFQKKSAEDEEAVTWALQCTNLVGKREKDLSALSGGERQRVWIAMALAQKSEMLCLDEPTTYLDIYYQLELLELVKQLNEEHGLTIVMVLHDINQAIRYSDHIILMKSGNVVAEGAPREVITKEVIKDVYGVNSVFHEDEELGLYMLPVSI; encoded by the coding sequence ATGGAAATTAAACAAGTAGTTGTTTCATATGATGGCACGACGAAACATTTAAATGGCGTGTCGACGCAGTTTCCAAAAGGCAAAGTAACAACAATTATTGGACCAAACGGCTGCGGTAAATCAACGTTACTTGGCGTCATGTCACGTAATAATAAACCGCTCGATGGACAAGCGATGTTAGAAAATCGCGATTTAGTGGAATATAAGCCAAAGGAATTCGCGAAAAAATTTGCGATTGTTTATCAGCAAAATGATATTCCGCAAGATTTAACGGTTGAAAAGCTGGTCATGTATGGCCGCATGCCGTATTCTTCGTTGTTTCAAAAGAAATCAGCAGAAGACGAAGAAGCGGTAACATGGGCCCTTCAATGTACAAATCTAGTTGGAAAACGCGAGAAGGATTTATCGGCGTTGTCAGGTGGCGAACGCCAACGGGTATGGATTGCGATGGCATTAGCACAAAAATCAGAAATGCTGTGTCTAGATGAACCAACAACGTATTTAGATATATATTATCAGCTAGAGCTGTTAGAGCTTGTAAAGCAGTTAAATGAAGAGCACGGTTTAACGATTGTCATGGTGCTACATGATATAAACCAGGCCATTCGTTATAGCGACCATATTATTTTAATGAAATCAGGCAATGTCGTGGCAGAAGGTGCACCGCGTGAGGTCATTACAAAAGAAGTCATTAAGGACGTATACGGGGTGAATTCTGTGTTCCATGAGGACGAAGAATTAGGCTTGTATATGCTGCCAGTAAGCATTTAA
- the srtB gene encoding class B sortase → MRNIIRALSVIVMMACAFILVQYVISYKKVENDLQQAQQTELEQLQQQNDQIIGWLSLEGTRLDNPVLQADNNDYYLSHNYLDEKSRGGSIFVDYRNQALQDKHTIFYGHVLRNGTMFGELANFAEQSYAEDHLVFYFEFAGKHYALQVFAAYETTTDHYYIETQFTDETFTQFIQNIQSRSVISMPIDVTVQDKIVTFSTCTTSTNDKERFVVHAKVVEQEH, encoded by the coding sequence ATGCGTAACATTATTCGAGCATTAAGTGTTATTGTCATGATGGCTTGTGCGTTTATCCTTGTACAATATGTGATAAGCTACAAAAAGGTCGAAAACGATTTACAGCAAGCACAGCAAACCGAACTTGAACAATTGCAGCAGCAAAACGATCAAATTATTGGCTGGCTGTCACTTGAAGGGACGCGTCTCGATAATCCAGTACTACAAGCCGATAATAATGACTATTATTTATCGCATAATTACTTGGACGAAAAGAGTCGCGGGGGTAGCATTTTTGTAGATTACCGCAATCAAGCATTACAGGACAAGCATACGATTTTTTATGGACATGTATTGCGCAATGGTACGATGTTTGGAGAGTTAGCGAATTTTGCTGAACAAAGCTATGCGGAAGATCATCTAGTGTTTTATTTTGAATTTGCTGGAAAGCACTATGCACTTCAAGTATTTGCAGCCTATGAAACAACGACCGACCACTATTACATTGAAACACAATTTACAGACGAAACGTTTACACAATTTATACAAAATATTCAATCACGCTCGGTTATTTCGATGCCGATAGACGTGACGGTACAAGACAAAATCGTAACGTTTTCAACTTGTACGACTTCAACAAACGACAAGGAACGCTTTGTTGTTCATGCAAAAGTTGTTGAACAAGAACACTAA
- a CDS encoding EfeM/EfeO family lipoprotein, whose amino-acid sequence MKYNKLIVALLATSVLTACGTKEEAVEEQPVEQQEEQQTINVSAEAESFKQFTKEQMADFVADTELLAKYVNEGNVEGAQKLFPLVTMYYERMQPLTANFGELDQAINGAVEEGKEEEATGFNRLAQGLFTLKNSSGFDVVVDQLVTDVKTLEQELNSLDVSQNNVLASAVLMLEQTTQRLAKTSPANNEVYAVKAQNEAVQKIIGIFTSRVEPETAKTATEKAAILDEAVAYYEVGKEDYVNYSFFTNKQKEELTKAVTDVKDALQQMNDTLK is encoded by the coding sequence ATGAAATACAATAAATTAATCGTCGCATTACTTGCAACGTCAGTGTTAACAGCATGCGGGACGAAAGAAGAAGCAGTAGAAGAACAGCCAGTGGAGCAACAAGAAGAGCAACAAACAATTAATGTAAGTGCAGAAGCGGAAAGCTTTAAGCAGTTTACGAAAGAACAAATGGCTGATTTTGTAGCGGATACGGAGCTACTTGCTAAATACGTAAACGAGGGGAATGTAGAAGGTGCACAAAAATTATTCCCACTTGTAACGATGTACTACGAGCGCATGCAGCCATTAACAGCGAACTTTGGTGAATTAGACCAGGCGATTAACGGAGCCGTTGAAGAAGGTAAGGAAGAGGAAGCAACAGGCTTTAACCGTTTAGCGCAGGGGCTATTCACATTGAAAAATTCATCAGGCTTTGATGTCGTTGTCGATCAATTAGTGACAGATGTTAAAACGTTAGAGCAAGAACTAAACAGCTTAGACGTATCACAAAACAATGTGTTAGCATCTGCTGTTTTGATGCTTGAACAAACGACACAGCGCCTAGCTAAAACAAGCCCAGCAAATAATGAAGTGTACGCAGTAAAGGCACAAAATGAAGCCGTACAAAAAATTATTGGTATCTTTACGTCACGAGTAGAGCCAGAAACGGCAAAAACAGCAACAGAAAAAGCAGCAATATTAGACGAGGCTGTCGCTTATTATGAGGTTGGAAAAGAAGATTACGTCAACTATAGTTTCTTTACAAATAAGCAAAAAGAAGAATTAACAAAAGCAGTTACGGATGTAAAAGATGCGTTACAGCAAATGAATGATACGTTGAAATAA
- a CDS encoding stalk domain-containing protein, with product MKKVIYTLIFALSFSLIPLQTASASDWKHVKAGMDYQKAGKCELAIPQYQKAITIAKKASTYRSLANCYEMLGQQQNAATTLYAEAALHQRLGDTQTYLATKQKADNLNSEVEVHFEVDKVNAGNLAKYEPASGAYFGAYIAQDTRYEGASNKYPNKYTDFNNLVGKQHSTYFVYHKYGTEFPKAVAEQVKAAGGALQLAFEPHEGLNSVQNDAYLKQFAQDAKASGIPVFLRYASEMNGTWVPWNGNPTLYKQKFQLVAKVMHDNAPNVAMVWSPNSMPAEKVHDYYPGNASVDWLGMSIYSNPFNNGNVSLNTENVNPLTFLDTVYNKYPTKPMMISEFGASHFSEATNGTRKDQTQFGQAKMRLFYEGLRLKYPRVKSVHWFSVDTLTSRYVSEGRRLNNFSLTANSKILETYKEIVKQDYFLSTVVNGEFVSSSKSGKGTINLNNATVRTAGNLNLATYVKTYDPYVSKVVYELNGKTVGQSTAFPYDLSIATSSLQASNKLKVTVYDSKNKVATTKTVNFKKAGAVGNLQPGQLQLFMNDKAAFTADGISELSVAPYSTGGRTLVPIRFISENLNSKVDYNASTKRITIKKGTSSIMLTIGSKSGSINGKNVSLEAAPIVKNGTTFVPLRVVADGLNAKVNYDTKTQGISISQ from the coding sequence ATGAAGAAAGTAATTTATACCCTTATTTTTGCCCTAAGCTTTTCGTTAATTCCTCTTCAAACAGCTAGTGCTTCGGATTGGAAGCATGTTAAAGCCGGGATGGATTATCAAAAGGCAGGAAAATGCGAATTAGCAATTCCACAATATCAAAAAGCGATTACAATTGCTAAAAAAGCAAGTACATATCGTAGCTTAGCGAATTGCTACGAAATGCTAGGTCAACAACAAAACGCTGCAACAACACTTTACGCAGAGGCAGCCCTTCACCAACGCCTAGGTGATACACAAACGTATCTAGCAACAAAACAAAAGGCCGACAACTTAAACAGTGAAGTAGAAGTTCATTTCGAGGTGGACAAAGTAAACGCTGGTAATCTAGCAAAATACGAGCCTGCTAGTGGTGCTTACTTCGGTGCTTACATTGCACAAGATACACGTTATGAAGGTGCAAGTAATAAATACCCAAACAAATATACGGACTTCAATAACTTAGTCGGAAAACAGCACAGCACGTATTTTGTTTACCATAAATACGGCACTGAATTTCCAAAAGCAGTCGCAGAACAAGTAAAAGCGGCTGGTGGTGCATTACAGCTTGCATTCGAACCACATGAAGGCTTAAACTCCGTGCAAAATGATGCTTATTTAAAACAATTTGCTCAAGATGCAAAGGCAAGCGGTATTCCCGTTTTCTTACGCTATGCATCAGAAATGAATGGTACATGGGTTCCATGGAACGGTAATCCTACATTATACAAACAAAAATTCCAATTAGTTGCGAAAGTCATGCACGACAACGCACCAAATGTCGCGATGGTATGGTCACCAAACAGCATGCCTGCCGAAAAAGTTCATGATTACTACCCAGGAAATGCTTCAGTTGACTGGCTTGGAATGAGCATTTATTCAAACCCTTTTAACAACGGGAATGTTTCATTAAACACAGAGAATGTAAATCCACTTACATTCCTTGATACGGTTTACAACAAATATCCTACAAAGCCCATGATGATTTCTGAATTTGGCGCAAGCCACTTCTCGGAAGCCACTAACGGCACACGCAAAGACCAAACACAATTTGGCCAAGCGAAAATGCGCCTTTTCTACGAAGGCTTACGTTTAAAGTACCCACGTGTTAAATCAGTACACTGGTTTAGCGTAGATACACTAACATCTCGTTACGTATCAGAAGGTCGCCGTTTAAACAATTTCAGCCTAACAGCAAACAGTAAGATTCTTGAGACCTATAAAGAAATCGTTAAGCAAGATTACTTCTTATCAACTGTTGTTAACGGGGAATTTGTCTCTTCGTCAAAATCAGGTAAAGGGACAATCAATTTAAACAACGCAACTGTACGTACAGCAGGTAATTTAAATCTTGCGACCTACGTAAAAACATATGACCCATATGTCTCAAAAGTCGTTTATGAATTAAATGGTAAAACAGTTGGCCAATCAACTGCGTTCCCCTATGATTTATCAATAGCTACCTCTTCTTTACAAGCAAGCAATAAATTAAAAGTAACGGTTTATGATTCAAAAAATAAAGTTGCAACAACAAAAACAGTCAACTTCAAAAAAGCTGGTGCAGTCGGCAATTTACAACCGGGGCAATTACAGTTATTTATGAACGACAAAGCGGCGTTCACAGCTGATGGTATTTCTGAGCTTTCAGTAGCACCTTATTCAACAGGCGGCCGCACACTAGTTCCGATTCGTTTCATCAGTGAGAACTTAAACAGTAAGGTTGATTACAATGCTTCTACAAAGCGCATTACAATCAAAAAAGGGACGTCTTCAATCATGTTAACAATTGGGTCGAAATCGGGCTCAATTAACGGCAAAAACGTATCACTAGAAGCAGCACCAATCGTGAAAAATGGGACAACCTTCGTACCATTACGTGTTGTCGCAGATGGTTTAAATGCCAAAGTAAATTACGACACTAAAACACAAGGTATTAGCATTTCACAGTAA
- a CDS encoding YceI family protein: MSKWSVDTSHSSISFQVKHMMVSKVKGTYDQFSITVDSESIEDLTTATISIDIDVATINTKNEDRDNHLKSADFFDVEKYPSIKFQSTSITKSGDHYKITGDLTIKDMTKPVTFDVEYNGKGTNPWGVEVYGFEGETKIDREEFGLIWNTALETGGVLVGKDVKIAIEIEVNPA; the protein is encoded by the coding sequence ATGTCAAAGTGGTCAGTGGATACATCGCATTCTAGTATTAGTTTCCAAGTAAAGCATATGATGGTCTCAAAGGTAAAAGGGACATACGATCAATTTTCAATTACGGTCGATTCAGAAAGCATAGAAGATTTAACAACAGCTACAATTTCGATTGATATTGATGTCGCAACCATAAACACCAAAAACGAAGACCGAGACAATCATTTAAAATCAGCAGATTTCTTTGATGTGGAAAAATACCCATCAATTAAATTCCAATCGACAAGCATTACAAAATCAGGCGATCATTATAAAATTACCGGTGACTTAACGATTAAAGACATGACAAAGCCCGTGACGTTTGATGTCGAATATAACGGCAAAGGGACAAATCCTTGGGGTGTTGAAGTATACGGCTTCGAAGGGGAAACGAAAATCGACCGTGAAGAATTCGGCCTGATATGGAACACAGCACTTGAAACGGGTGGGGTCCTAGTTGGTAAAGATGTAAAAATTGCCATCGAAATAGAAGTAAACCCAGCATAA